The nucleotide sequence CGGATAGCGTGATGCGCAGGCCGTCAGGGCTGCGGTGAAGGATTTCGGCCACTTGTGCCAGGGACAGTAGAGGAGAGCCGCCAGTTCTGTTCAGGATCAATTCTTCAGTTGTCACGTCCATTCCCTCATTAAGGTTGTTGAATGGAACGTTACGGATAAATACGGTTAAGCTTTGCTCT is from Pseudomonas sp. TMP9 and encodes:
- a CDS encoding DNA-binding protein; this translates as MTTEELILNRTGGSPLLSLAQVAEILHRSPDGLRITLSGDNEIARSLKPCRIKIGRRVYFRVAGVARFIDEA